In one window of Sandaracinaceae bacterium DNA:
- a CDS encoding DoxX family protein → MIRRFDAALARHQDRAYALLRFVAGFMFTFHGVQKIFGLLTERPSPPVGSQLWVGGLIELVCGALVAVGAFTRPAAFLASGTMAVAYAQFHWSFAFDQNFFPVVNRGELAALYAVVLLYIACRGPGHVSVDGLRKQAG, encoded by the coding sequence ATGATTCGACGCTTCGACGCCGCCCTCGCGCGGCACCAGGACCGGGCCTACGCGCTGCTGCGCTTCGTGGCCGGGTTCATGTTCACGTTCCACGGCGTGCAGAAGATCTTCGGGCTGCTGACCGAGCGCCCCTCACCACCCGTCGGCTCCCAGCTGTGGGTGGGAGGGCTCATCGAGCTGGTGTGCGGAGCGCTGGTGGCCGTGGGCGCGTTCACCCGCCCCGCAGCGTTCCTCGCGAGCGGCACCATGGCCGTGGCCTACGCGCAGTTCCACTGGAGCTTCGCGTTCGACCAGAACTTCTTCCCCGTGGTGAACCGCGGAGAGCTGGCGGCGCTGTACGCGGTCGTGCTGCTGTACATCGCGTGTCGCGGGCCCGGGCATGTCTCGGTCGACGGGCTGCGCAAGCAGGCGGGCTGA
- a CDS encoding ferredoxin: MKIVFDADACACHGQCASAAPELFAFDDLGHLKVLIEEPPEDLWEAAEDAADVCPVQAITLVR, from the coding sequence ATGAAGATCGTTTTCGATGCCGACGCCTGCGCGTGCCATGGCCAGTGTGCCAGCGCCGCGCCCGAGCTCTTTGCCTTTGACGACTTGGGGCACCTCAAGGTGCTGATCGAGGAGCCGCCCGAGGATCTGTGGGAGGCCGCCGAGGACGCTGCCGATGTCTGCCCGGTGCAGGCCATCACGCTGGTGCGCTGA
- a CDS encoding FAD-dependent oxidoreductase, whose translation MPDSVVIVGASLAGLRTAELLRRKGFAGKLTLVGDEPHLPYDRPPLSKQLLQGTFEEGQLALRRKPYDELGLDLCLGERATHLDVAAREVQLQSGRVLPYDAVVVATGARARRLPAQPELAGLFTLRTLDDARAVKAALATRPRVCVVGAGFIGAEVASTARALGCEVTVLEALEAPLVRGLGRTLGEALGARMQAHGVDVRCSVEVAGFESRASDAGPVLSGVRVGSGEVVAAEVCVVGIGAVPNVEWLAESGLTLSDGVVTDAHCRAAEGVYALGDVARFWNPLFEESMRLEHWSNAVEGARAVVDHLLNGDGAAPYSHVPSFWSDQFGVKLQGAGRPRGDDEVVFAAGSPSEEKFCAIFGREGKLVGVVAASMPPLVIQFQKMLASSATWDAALAAVPSGN comes from the coding sequence ATGCCGGACAGCGTGGTGATCGTGGGGGCTTCGTTGGCAGGGCTGCGCACGGCCGAGCTGCTGCGCCGCAAGGGCTTCGCCGGGAAGCTCACGCTGGTGGGCGACGAGCCACACCTGCCCTACGACCGCCCACCGCTGTCGAAGCAGCTGCTGCAGGGGACGTTCGAGGAGGGGCAGCTCGCGTTGCGTCGCAAGCCGTACGACGAGCTGGGGCTCGACCTGTGCCTGGGCGAACGGGCCACCCACCTGGACGTCGCCGCGCGCGAGGTGCAGCTGCAGAGCGGACGCGTGCTTCCGTACGACGCCGTGGTGGTGGCCACGGGGGCGCGCGCGCGCCGACTCCCCGCGCAGCCAGAGCTCGCTGGCCTCTTCACGCTGCGCACCCTCGACGACGCGCGCGCGGTGAAGGCGGCGCTCGCGACCCGGCCGCGCGTCTGCGTGGTGGGGGCGGGCTTCATTGGCGCCGAGGTGGCCAGCACGGCGCGTGCATTGGGCTGCGAGGTCACCGTGCTCGAGGCCCTCGAGGCGCCCCTCGTGCGTGGCCTAGGCCGCACGCTGGGCGAGGCGTTGGGCGCGCGCATGCAGGCGCACGGCGTCGACGTGCGCTGCTCCGTGGAGGTCGCGGGCTTCGAGAGTCGTGCCTCGGATGCAGGCCCCGTGCTCAGCGGTGTGCGCGTGGGCAGCGGGGAGGTGGTCGCCGCGGAAGTCTGTGTCGTGGGCATCGGCGCCGTCCCGAACGTCGAGTGGCTCGCCGAGTCCGGGCTGACGCTTTCGGATGGGGTCGTGACCGACGCGCACTGTCGTGCTGCGGAGGGTGTGTACGCGCTGGGCGACGTGGCCCGGTTCTGGAACCCCCTCTTCGAAGAGTCCATGCGCCTGGAGCACTGGAGCAACGCGGTGGAGGGGGCCCGCGCCGTCGTGGACCATCTGCTCAACGGGGACGGCGCCGCCCCGTACTCCCACGTTCCCAGCTTCTGGTCCGATCAGTTCGGTGTGAAGCTCCAGGGAGCAGGGCGGCCCCGGGGGGACGACGAGGTGGTCTTCGCCGCCGGATCGCCGTCGGAGGAGAAGTTCTGCGCGATCTTCGGGCGCGAAGGGAAGCTGGTGGGGGTGGTGGCGGCCTCGATGCCCCCGCTCGTCATCCAGTTCCAAAAGATGTTGGCATCGAGTGCCACTTGGGACGCGGCCCTGGCCGCAGTGCCATCGGGAAACTGA
- the thrS gene encoding threonine--tRNA ligase → MLEAHDHRSLAERLDLFHFEDDAPAMVYWHPNGWLMYQQLKHAVRENLAASGYREVCTPQVLRRPVWEASGHWHHFRQGMFQLASENEATAAALKPVSCPGHVQIVRRALPSYRELPLRLAEFGVVHRDEPSGTLHGLLRLRQFTQDDGHVFCTPAQAPHEVARFLRSVGPFYAAFGFERISVGLSTRPPERFGEDALWDAAEAVLANVLDELGMPYVLQPGEGAFYGPKIEFVLTDRAGRRWQCGTIQYDFSMPERFDLRYVTSDGARVAPVMLHRALFGSLERFLGILLEHHGPNLPAWLAPTQVRVLPVADAHAPYAQALVDRLRRAKLRVDVDADDSVPRRVLRAHDDAVPHVLVVGSREVASETVSIRHAGEQRVLPIVEAESVLVVACARPKFDVAAGTRGGGREPQRTPSACSTKV, encoded by the coding sequence ATGCTCGAAGCACACGATCACCGCAGCCTCGCCGAACGCCTCGACCTCTTCCACTTCGAGGACGACGCCCCCGCCATGGTCTACTGGCACCCCAACGGCTGGCTCATGTACCAGCAGCTGAAGCACGCCGTGCGCGAGAACCTGGCCGCGTCCGGGTATCGCGAGGTGTGCACGCCCCAGGTGCTCCGAAGACCCGTGTGGGAAGCGAGCGGTCACTGGCATCACTTCCGACAAGGCATGTTCCAGCTCGCGAGCGAGAACGAGGCGACGGCCGCCGCGCTCAAGCCGGTGAGCTGCCCGGGGCACGTGCAGATCGTGCGGCGCGCCCTGCCCTCCTACCGTGAGCTGCCGCTGCGCCTCGCGGAGTTCGGGGTGGTGCATCGCGACGAGCCGAGCGGCACGCTGCACGGCCTGCTGCGGCTGCGCCAGTTCACACAGGACGATGGCCACGTGTTCTGCACGCCGGCGCAGGCCCCCCACGAGGTGGCGCGCTTCCTCCGCTCGGTGGGCCCCTTCTACGCGGCGTTCGGCTTCGAGCGGATCTCGGTCGGGCTCTCGACGCGGCCGCCCGAGAGGTTCGGCGAGGACGCCCTGTGGGACGCGGCCGAAGCGGTGCTCGCGAACGTCTTGGACGAGCTGGGCATGCCCTACGTGCTCCAACCCGGAGAGGGCGCGTTCTACGGACCCAAGATCGAATTCGTCCTGACGGACCGCGCGGGGCGCCGTTGGCAGTGCGGGACGATCCAGTACGACTTCTCCATGCCTGAGCGCTTCGATCTCCGCTACGTCACGTCCGATGGCGCGCGTGTTGCGCCCGTCATGCTGCACCGCGCCCTGTTCGGCAGCCTGGAGCGCTTCTTGGGGATCCTGCTCGAGCACCATGGCCCGAACCTCCCGGCGTGGCTGGCCCCGACGCAGGTGCGCGTGCTCCCCGTGGCGGACGCTCACGCGCCCTACGCGCAAGCGCTCGTGGACCGCTTGCGTCGCGCAAAGCTGCGCGTCGACGTGGACGCGGACGACTCGGTCCCACGACGCGTGCTGCGTGCCCATGACGACGCCGTCCCGCACGTGCTGGTGGTCGGGTCGCGTGAGGTCGCGAGCGAGACGGTGTCCATTCGTCACGCCGGCGAGCAGCGTGTGTTACCCATCGTCGAGGCGGAGAGCGTGTTGGTGGTTGCCTGCGCGCGCCCCAAGTTCGATGTAGCAGCGGGGACACGCGGTGGAGGGCGTGAACCTCAGCGCACGCCCAGCGCGTGCTCCACGAAGGTGTAG
- a CDS encoding FAD-dependent oxidoreductase yields the protein MRAPMEERSFDVVVMGSGGGGLLAALTVARAGGSVCLVEKASTIGGTTAVSGGVIWVPGNHRMAEAGVTDTREAALTYMTRIADGRAPQALIERYLDAAPEMVRYVEDATEVRFTAMPTYPDYHPEFPGGKTGGRSLDNGLFDTTTLGEWQPKLRKNPITGRMPISIPEAMGWGVFWNPFGAPYQEVAARAKAGIVHGGAGLCGKLLKALLAAGVEPLLETPGERLVVEDERVVGLEVTHAGAPLRLMARRGVILASGGFEWSETYRKAFLPLELTHPVSPPQNTGDGLRMAMSVGAELGNMGEAWWTPAVALPGETYDGAPLYRSEFSVRCLPHSVLVNRKGQRFTNESHNYNDMTKPYFHHDPVAYDRPNVPAWLIVDQQYLDKYVLITAVKGRPLPDWLVVADSLAELAEKTGVDAAGLTATIERFNGFARAGVDPDFRRGESAFDQFYGDPRQREQGGNPSLGTLERAPFYAVQLHPGAMGTKGGPKTDVDGRVLRAEGGVVPGLYAVGNAAASVAGPGYPGAGMTIGASMTFGYLAAKHAMLPA from the coding sequence ATGCGAGCTCCGATGGAGGAGCGCAGCTTCGACGTGGTGGTGATGGGCAGCGGCGGAGGCGGCCTGCTGGCCGCGCTGACCGTCGCGCGCGCGGGCGGGTCCGTCTGCCTGGTGGAGAAGGCCTCCACCATCGGGGGCACCACGGCCGTGTCGGGCGGGGTCATCTGGGTCCCCGGAAACCACCGCATGGCCGAGGCCGGCGTGACGGACACGCGCGAGGCAGCGCTCACCTACATGACGCGCATCGCCGACGGTCGCGCCCCCCAGGCGCTGATCGAGCGCTACCTGGACGCCGCGCCCGAGATGGTGCGCTACGTGGAGGACGCCACCGAGGTCCGCTTCACGGCGATGCCCACCTATCCGGACTATCACCCCGAGTTCCCCGGGGGCAAAACGGGCGGCCGCTCGCTCGACAACGGCCTGTTCGACACCACCACGCTCGGAGAGTGGCAGCCGAAGCTGCGCAAGAACCCCATCACGGGGCGCATGCCCATCAGCATCCCGGAGGCCATGGGCTGGGGCGTGTTCTGGAACCCGTTCGGCGCGCCGTACCAAGAGGTCGCCGCGCGCGCCAAGGCGGGCATCGTGCACGGGGGCGCGGGGCTGTGCGGCAAGCTGCTGAAGGCGCTGTTGGCCGCCGGCGTGGAGCCGCTGCTGGAGACTCCGGGTGAGCGCCTGGTCGTCGAGGACGAGCGCGTGGTGGGGCTCGAGGTCACGCACGCGGGAGCGCCGCTGCGACTGATGGCGCGCCGTGGGGTCATCCTGGCCAGCGGTGGGTTCGAGTGGAGCGAGACGTACCGCAAGGCGTTCCTGCCGCTGGAGCTCACGCACCCCGTCAGCCCGCCGCAGAACACGGGCGACGGGCTGCGCATGGCCATGAGCGTCGGGGCCGAGCTGGGCAACATGGGCGAGGCCTGGTGGACGCCCGCCGTAGCGCTCCCGGGCGAGACGTACGACGGCGCGCCGCTCTACCGCAGCGAGTTCTCCGTGCGCTGCCTGCCGCACAGCGTGCTGGTCAACCGCAAGGGGCAGCGCTTCACCAACGAGTCGCACAACTACAACGACATGACCAAGCCGTACTTCCACCACGACCCGGTGGCGTACGACCGTCCGAACGTGCCGGCCTGGTTGATCGTGGACCAACAGTACCTGGACAAGTACGTGCTCATCACCGCGGTCAAGGGGCGCCCCCTGCCCGACTGGCTCGTGGTGGCCGACTCGCTCGCGGAGCTGGCCGAGAAGACCGGGGTGGACGCGGCTGGCCTGACCGCCACCATCGAGCGCTTCAACGGCTTCGCGCGGGCTGGTGTGGACCCGGACTTCCGGCGCGGGGAGAGCGCCTTCGACCAGTTCTACGGGGACCCGAGGCAGCGCGAACAGGGCGGCAACCCCAGCCTGGGCACGCTCGAGCGCGCGCCGTTCTACGCGGTGCAGCTGCACCCGGGGGCGATGGGCACCAAGGGCGGTCCGAAGACCGACGTGGACGGGCGGGTGCTGCGCGCCGAGGGCGGCGTGGTGCCGGGCCTCTACGCGGTCGGCAACGCGGCGGCGAGCGTCGCGGGGCCAGGCTACCCGGGCGCGGGCATGACCATCGGGGCGTCCATGACCTTCGGGTACCTCGCGGCCAAGCACGCTATGTTGCCCGCATGA